A genomic region of Porticoccaceae bacterium LTM1 contains the following coding sequences:
- a CDS encoding OmpA family protein: MRCSLIKTLISSVALAAALVLSAGCQNQVSSADQVVKTPKVENSAEQFDRPPVLRPVRYSLKVYSGSSGALLPTNIDTQLAPLLEKFDSWQQITRITVVGHTDAEGSDKSNMLLSIRRAHALADRLMEVGVPAGVFEVDGRGETAPIASNSSISGKQLNRRVELIAEGLQAIDDSPRLSRN; encoded by the coding sequence ATGCGCTGCTCACTAATTAAAACACTGATTTCTTCAGTGGCTTTGGCGGCGGCACTTGTATTGAGTGCCGGTTGCCAGAACCAGGTTTCATCTGCGGATCAAGTTGTAAAAACTCCGAAGGTGGAAAATTCGGCTGAACAGTTCGACAGGCCGCCTGTATTAAGGCCCGTTCGCTACAGCCTGAAAGTATACAGCGGAAGCAGTGGCGCCTTATTGCCGACCAATATCGATACTCAATTGGCCCCGCTTCTGGAGAAATTCGACAGTTGGCAGCAGATTACCCGCATTACCGTGGTTGGCCACACCGATGCTGAAGGGTCTGACAAGAGCAATATGCTGCTAAGCATCCGCCGCGCCCATGCGCTGGCAGACAGGTTAATGGAAGTGGGTGTTCCCGCAGGAGTATTCGAAGTGGATGGTCGTGGCGAGACTGCCCCAATCGCTTCCAATAGCAGTATCAGTGGTAAGCAATTAAATCGCCGGGTGGAGTTGATTGCCGAAGGTTTGCAGGCAATTGATGATTCGCCAAGGCTGAGCAGAAATTAA
- the lapB gene encoding lipopolysaccharide assembly protein LapB — translation MSLSSGMQMDLVSLIILSLLVLAALIAAWCSGAWWVKRKVGLEQPDSSTQSYFRGINFLLNEEPDESVDAFINSLEVSAQTLDTHLAFGSLMRRRGEVERAIRIHQNLLSRPSLSKEQVHQAQLELARDFMVAGLLDRAERLMLDLVEMSERFRQPALKYLIEIYREEHEWEKAIRAAGRLAPRRLLFGGSRLCPEQAHFCCELAELALSKGEYLEVRRQLKSALKYDKNSVRASLLWGRLEVKQGNYKEALKHFNKIVAQDPDYLPEAVEHICTCYRELGKGVELTNYLTTLIEKYPTSSLLVALADQISITQNTEQASEFLTRQLKKSPSIKVLMKLLEWQSPEDESSRQQNRLLTQSLERLQLLRPTHRCSQCGFSGRQLHWLCPTCKSWGSVKPIKGIEGE, via the coding sequence GTGAGTTTAAGCTCTGGTATGCAGATGGACCTGGTGTCGCTGATTATTCTATCGCTGCTGGTTTTAGCTGCGTTGATCGCCGCCTGGTGTAGCGGTGCCTGGTGGGTAAAGCGAAAAGTTGGTCTTGAGCAGCCGGACAGCAGTACCCAAAGCTATTTTCGCGGCATCAATTTTCTATTGAATGAAGAGCCTGACGAATCCGTAGATGCATTTATCAACTCACTCGAAGTGAGTGCCCAAACGCTGGACACTCACTTGGCATTTGGCAGTTTGATGCGGCGCCGTGGTGAAGTTGAGCGGGCAATCCGTATTCACCAGAATCTTCTTTCCCGTCCGAGCTTATCGAAAGAGCAGGTGCATCAGGCGCAACTCGAGCTGGCCAGAGATTTTATGGTTGCCGGTTTGCTTGATCGGGCAGAGCGGTTAATGCTCGACCTGGTTGAAATGTCCGAACGATTTCGTCAGCCAGCACTTAAGTACCTGATTGAAATCTATCGCGAAGAGCATGAGTGGGAAAAAGCCATTCGCGCAGCCGGTCGATTGGCACCACGCAGGCTCTTGTTTGGTGGCTCAAGACTCTGTCCGGAGCAGGCGCACTTTTGCTGTGAATTGGCCGAGCTTGCGTTATCCAAGGGGGAGTATCTTGAGGTGCGCAGGCAGCTAAAGTCAGCACTTAAATATGACAAGAACTCGGTGCGAGCCAGTTTGTTGTGGGGACGTCTGGAAGTAAAGCAGGGAAATTACAAAGAGGCACTGAAGCATTTTAATAAAATTGTTGCCCAGGACCCTGATTACCTGCCAGAAGCCGTTGAACATATTTGCACCTGCTATCGTGAGCTGGGTAAAGGTGTCGAGCTCACCAATTACCTGACCACTCTTATTGAAAAGTATCCCACCAGTAGCTTACTGGTAGCACTTGCCGATCAGATTTCTATCACCCAAAACACTGAGCAAGCTAGTGAGTTCCTAACCAGGCAGCTCAAGAAGTCACCCTCCATTAAGGTATTGATGAAATTATTGGAGTGGCAATCACCAGAGGACGAATCAAGTCGGCAACAGAATCGGTTGTTAACGCAATCACTGGAGCGACTTCAGCTTTTACGTCCAACCCATCGTTGCAGTCAGTGTGGTTTTTCTGGTCGACAACTGCATTGGTTGTGCCCGACCTGCAAATCTTGGGGATCAGTCAAACCCATCAAGGGAATCGAAGGCGAGTAA
- a CDS encoding response regulator: MSYLIAIVEDDADQRSNYCAAIENKGFETAAYPNRAAALEGIRERQPDLAVLDIILESEVDGGFMLCRDLLAQNPELPVIFLTERVDEIDKISGLRLGAWDYQPKPISATFLAERVASLLRLKEVRAAPETTKSNAKRVGDLTLNESSMQAAWKGERVDLTLTEFRLLAHLLRIPGEAVTYDSLMQSTIQSYVTSNTINTHMRNIRKKFRQLDSEFDCIKNEYGFGYRWAK; this comes from the coding sequence ATGAGCTATTTGATTGCCATAGTCGAAGACGACGCCGACCAACGCAGTAATTACTGTGCAGCCATTGAAAACAAAGGATTTGAGACAGCGGCTTACCCAAATCGGGCAGCGGCCTTGGAAGGAATTCGTGAACGCCAGCCTGATCTCGCTGTACTCGACATCATCCTGGAGAGTGAAGTGGATGGCGGCTTTATGCTGTGTAGGGATCTGCTTGCGCAAAATCCGGAGTTGCCGGTTATTTTCCTGACTGAGCGAGTGGACGAGATCGATAAAATTTCCGGTCTGCGCCTTGGCGCCTGGGACTACCAACCCAAGCCGATCAGCGCCACCTTCCTGGCCGAGCGTGTGGCCTCCCTTTTACGTTTGAAAGAAGTTCGAGCCGCACCCGAAACCACTAAGTCAAACGCCAAACGGGTCGGCGACCTGACCCTGAATGAAAGCTCAATGCAGGCTGCCTGGAAAGGTGAGCGTGTTGACCTGACACTTACCGAGTTTCGCTTGCTGGCACACCTGCTTCGAATTCCCGGCGAGGCAGTTACTTACGACAGTCTGATGCAATCAACCATCCAGAGCTACGTCACCAGCAACACGATTAATACACACATGCGAAATATCCGGAAAAAATTTCGACAGCTCGATAGCGAATTTGACTGTATTAAAAACGAATACGGCTTCGGTTACCGCTGGGCAAAATAA
- the ilvA gene encoding threonine ammonia-lyase, biosynthetic, with protein sequence MDKGGESQSATEYLRQILLAPVGQVALVTPLDGMSRLSNRLGNQIFLKREDLQPVHSYKLRGAYNKLVNLTAEQKSAGVVAASAGNHAQGVVYSAQRLGIEATIVMPETTPDIKVEAVKALGGNVILHGAAFDDAGKEARRLSDEKGWTLIPPFDDPNVIAGQGTLAKELLQQNPEVDTVFVPVGGGGLLAGVAVYLKQMRPDIRIVGVEADGSACFAAALEAGAPVELEHVGVFADGVAVKRMGEETFRLAQEYTDEVIQVDVDQICAAIKDIFEDTRAVAEPAGAVALAGLKKHQQMHGYEGRKLAAVLSGSNLNFHTLRYISERCELGEKREALLAVKIPECKGSFRRFCMAMGGRPVTEFNYRFVPDAEAHVFVGVQLRNADTELDQIKADLAAKSYSVDDYSNNELAKLHVRYMMGGSPAGLSNERLFNFEVPETPGALMRFLEVLGDKWNISLFHFRNHGASVGQALAGIEVPDEEMGDFLEHLQRLGYLYTDESNNPAYKMFLASRC encoded by the coding sequence TTGGATAAAGGAGGAGAGTCTCAATCGGCAACGGAATATTTGCGTCAGATTCTTCTTGCACCAGTGGGGCAGGTAGCTTTGGTGACGCCCCTGGACGGAATGAGTCGACTGTCAAATCGTTTGGGAAATCAAATTTTTCTCAAGCGGGAAGACTTGCAACCCGTCCACTCCTATAAGTTGCGTGGAGCTTATAACAAACTGGTGAATCTCACCGCTGAGCAAAAATCCGCAGGAGTGGTGGCAGCTTCCGCAGGTAATCATGCTCAAGGGGTTGTGTATTCCGCACAGAGACTCGGCATAGAGGCAACAATCGTGATGCCGGAAACGACACCGGATATCAAGGTGGAAGCGGTCAAGGCACTGGGTGGCAATGTTATTTTGCACGGAGCAGCTTTTGATGATGCGGGTAAAGAGGCCAGACGTCTTTCTGACGAAAAAGGCTGGACCTTGATCCCTCCCTTTGATGATCCAAATGTGATCGCCGGTCAAGGTACCCTGGCGAAAGAGTTACTCCAGCAAAACCCGGAAGTGGATACGGTCTTTGTCCCGGTTGGTGGAGGTGGTCTATTAGCCGGTGTCGCTGTGTATTTGAAACAGATGCGTCCGGACATTCGCATTGTCGGTGTAGAGGCTGATGGCTCTGCCTGTTTTGCCGCAGCACTGGAGGCAGGTGCTCCTGTTGAGCTAGAGCATGTAGGTGTTTTTGCTGATGGGGTTGCCGTAAAGCGGATGGGTGAAGAGACGTTTCGCCTGGCGCAAGAGTACACGGATGAAGTGATTCAGGTTGACGTTGACCAGATCTGCGCTGCCATCAAGGATATCTTCGAAGATACAAGAGCGGTTGCCGAACCGGCAGGTGCAGTAGCGCTGGCGGGTTTGAAAAAACACCAGCAGATGCACGGTTACGAAGGACGCAAGTTGGCAGCGGTGCTAAGTGGTTCCAACCTGAATTTTCATACGCTGCGATATATATCCGAGCGCTGTGAGCTTGGGGAAAAACGTGAAGCATTACTGGCAGTAAAAATTCCTGAATGCAAAGGTAGTTTCAGGCGCTTTTGCATGGCCATGGGTGGGCGCCCGGTAACGGAGTTTAATTACCGCTTCGTTCCTGATGCGGAGGCTCATGTTTTTGTCGGGGTGCAACTGCGAAATGCCGATACCGAGCTTGATCAGATCAAGGCTGATTTGGCTGCCAAGAGCTACAGTGTGGATGATTACTCTAATAACGAATTGGCGAAACTGCATGTTCGTTACATGATGGGAGGTTCGCCTGCCGGACTTTCAAATGAACGCCTGTTTAATTTTGAGGTTCCGGAAACACCAGGGGCATTAATGCGATTTCTGGAAGTGCTGGGTGATAAATGGAATATCTCTCTATTTCACTTTCGTAATCACGGCGCATCGGTTGGCCAGGCGTTGGCTGGTATCGAAGTACCCGATGAAGAGATGGGTGATTTCCTGGAGCATTTGCAGCGGTTGGGTTACCTGTATACCGACGAGAGTAACAATCCTGCCTACAAAATGTTTCTGGCCAGTCGTTGTTGA
- a CDS encoding ATP-binding protein: MASKKFRGPKLSTKLLMLGLVLLVIPYLGIQSLIAMKNFLLKGQEQAQLLTAEGIATLLYGRDELFNDMPSSIDGYEELPIYPLDTNIQLDAFDDEWRAYGLTRKSTTYRGSGIFFELVFGEREGYIYGLLQVNDSTPVNRDPTLLRLNQSDHVRLYFRDEQGNDQRVQIVWEGSGVTTSYYVDERWRNYLGDGLPDTSIKGYIQRSSDSYTLEFRVPLDLISGRQLGLEVADAHSPQERQINARFGTFKTLEDNPYSQMVMRSPRLQDLLDGISTTNSRVWIIDRDYRVRASSGELEKDRELNELKGPTNNNVTLREVWRALRSWMTDRIIGMPEGEIQDYDPRLTTSREELVLRNALNAESGIQKRQSLDGKSTIITAAHPIRSNSGVIGAVLLEQSTHQILGLQSEALERVATLTLISLLAVIITLLSFSARLAWRIRRLGQEASMSIDDYGRLRGLSIARDLRAGDEIGDLARNIKLALEKLNQHQGFLANIPRTLRHEINNPLNTISTSLDNLEREALAGDDKNPYLASARRGLQRISILVGKLADAANLEEVLDTEEMFEFDLAAMLSSYVQNQQKLSPNQPLQLHLSEPSVMIHGSDMHIEQLLDKLLDNARDFSELNEPILINLLVIKNQCELQVINKGPMLERNDIPNLFQIMHSKRHDKTPGHFGLGLYVARIIAEHHGGTIKAENLADGSGPCFRVRLPMS, encoded by the coding sequence GTGGCTTCAAAAAAGTTTCGCGGCCCCAAGCTAAGTACCAAGCTCTTGATGCTTGGCTTGGTTTTGCTGGTTATCCCTTATTTGGGTATCCAGTCATTAATCGCCATGAAAAACTTTTTGCTCAAAGGTCAGGAGCAGGCGCAATTATTAACCGCCGAAGGGATTGCAACCCTGCTTTATGGCCGCGACGAACTGTTCAACGATATGCCCTCCTCTATCGATGGCTACGAAGAACTTCCCATTTATCCACTCGACACCAATATTCAATTGGACGCCTTTGATGATGAGTGGCGCGCCTACGGATTAACCCGAAAATCGACCACTTACCGCGGCAGCGGTATTTTCTTCGAGCTGGTATTTGGCGAGCGGGAAGGATATATCTACGGCTTGCTGCAAGTTAACGACAGTACACCAGTAAATCGTGATCCAACCCTGCTGCGACTGAATCAGTCAGATCATGTTCGACTCTATTTTCGTGATGAACAGGGCAACGACCAGCGAGTACAGATTGTCTGGGAAGGCAGTGGCGTTACCACCAGTTATTATGTCGATGAAAGGTGGCGAAATTATCTTGGTGACGGCCTGCCGGACACCAGCATCAAAGGCTATATCCAACGCAGTAGCGACTCCTATACGCTGGAGTTTCGGGTTCCACTGGATCTTATCAGTGGCCGCCAATTGGGGCTGGAAGTTGCCGATGCGCACTCACCTCAAGAGCGCCAGATCAATGCACGCTTCGGCACATTCAAGACTCTTGAAGACAATCCATACAGCCAGATGGTGATGCGTTCACCTCGACTGCAGGACTTGTTGGACGGCATTTCCACTACCAATTCCCGAGTCTGGATCATCGACCGCGATTATCGAGTACGTGCCAGCAGCGGCGAGCTGGAAAAGGATCGCGAATTAAATGAACTTAAAGGCCCCACCAATAACAATGTGACATTGCGGGAAGTGTGGCGTGCTTTACGCTCCTGGATGACCGATCGCATCATCGGCATGCCGGAGGGTGAAATTCAGGATTATGACCCAAGACTCACCACCAGCCGGGAGGAGCTGGTTTTGCGCAACGCACTGAATGCCGAATCCGGTATACAGAAAAGACAATCCCTGGATGGCAAAAGCACAATAATCACCGCTGCTCACCCTATTCGCAGTAACAGTGGCGTAATCGGTGCAGTACTGCTGGAACAGAGTACTCACCAAATTCTTGGCCTGCAAAGTGAAGCACTGGAACGGGTAGCTACACTTACTCTGATCAGCCTGCTGGCAGTCATTATTACCCTGCTCTCTTTTTCTGCCCGCCTAGCCTGGCGCATACGTCGGCTTGGCCAGGAGGCCAGTATGTCAATTGATGACTATGGGCGGCTGCGTGGTTTGAGCATTGCCCGGGATCTTCGCGCTGGGGATGAAATTGGCGACCTGGCCCGCAATATAAAGCTGGCGCTGGAAAAACTGAATCAACACCAGGGTTTTCTGGCCAACATTCCCCGCACACTTCGCCACGAAATCAATAATCCACTCAATACCATCAGTACCTCACTGGACAACCTGGAGCGGGAAGCACTGGCAGGAGATGACAAAAATCCTTACCTTGCAAGCGCCCGCCGGGGGCTTCAACGAATTAGCATTCTGGTCGGGAAATTAGCCGATGCAGCTAACCTTGAAGAAGTTCTCGACACTGAAGAGATGTTCGAGTTTGATCTCGCAGCCATGCTTAGTTCCTACGTGCAAAACCAACAAAAGCTGAGCCCGAATCAACCGCTGCAATTACATCTGAGTGAACCTTCAGTGATGATTCACGGCTCAGATATGCACATTGAACAATTGCTGGATAAATTACTGGATAACGCTCGGGATTTCAGTGAGCTCAACGAGCCGATTCTGATCAATTTACTGGTTATAAAAAATCAGTGTGAACTGCAAGTAATCAATAAAGGACCCATGCTGGAGAGAAATGATATTCCAAATCTTTTCCAGATTATGCACTCAAAACGTCACGACAAAACCCCCGGCCACTTCGGGTTGGGCCTCTATGTCGCCCGAATTATTGCAGAGCATCACGGCGGCACAATTAAAGCCGAAAACCTGGCCGACGGTTCTGGCCCATGTTTTAGAGTGCGCCTACCGATGAGTTAG
- the ilvG gene encoding acetolactate synthase 2 catalytic subunit gives MKGSELILKVLEQHGVNRVFGYPGGAIMPLYDALYDSPVQHHLFRHEQGAGFAAVGYARASGKVGVCFATSGPGATNLITSLADAMLDSVPVVAITGQVATNVQGTDAFQEADVLGLSLAVTKHSYLVKDVNELEAVLRDAFEVAVDGRPGPVLVDVSKDVQLAEVDLQPHLALAAEEFSPELDEAGIESARALLAEARQPVLYVGGGVGMADAVAELREFQQATNMPAVCTLKGLGSLDRENENTLGMLGMHGNQAANLAVHDCDLLVAVGARFDDRVTGKLDTFAPQAKVIHLDVDQAETNKLRRADVALHDDLKKVLPRLKMSLNLDNWSRKCQALKDAYQWQYDFDKPGIYAPALLKKLSEKMPKNSVVCCDVGQHQMWVAQHMTFDDPKNHLSSGGLGTMGFGLPVAIGAQFSRPNDFVVAVSGDGSFMMNVQEMQTIKRYQLPVKILLIDNERLGMVRQWQQLFFDQRYSETNLSDNPDFVQLAKVFDIPGRTITEGNEVDEALEEFINSTGPRMLHVCINAEDNVWPLVPPGKSNKEMLEEV, from the coding sequence ATGAAAGGCTCGGAATTAATACTCAAGGTACTTGAACAGCATGGTGTGAACAGGGTGTTCGGGTACCCGGGTGGTGCAATCATGCCACTGTATGATGCTCTCTATGACAGTCCGGTCCAGCACCATCTGTTCAGGCACGAGCAGGGAGCCGGCTTCGCGGCGGTTGGCTACGCCAGAGCCAGTGGCAAAGTGGGAGTCTGTTTTGCTACCTCAGGCCCTGGAGCCACTAACCTGATCACCTCTTTGGCTGATGCCATGCTTGATTCTGTACCGGTAGTGGCAATCACCGGGCAGGTAGCCACTAACGTTCAAGGGACAGATGCCTTTCAGGAGGCCGATGTTCTGGGCTTGTCGCTGGCAGTCACCAAGCATAGCTACCTGGTTAAAGATGTTAATGAATTGGAAGCGGTACTGAGGGATGCCTTTGAGGTTGCTGTAGACGGGCGCCCTGGACCGGTTCTGGTGGATGTGTCTAAAGATGTTCAGTTGGCCGAGGTAGATCTCCAACCGCATTTGGCCCTCGCAGCAGAAGAATTCTCGCCTGAGTTGGATGAAGCAGGAATCGAATCAGCAAGAGCGCTGCTGGCCGAGGCCAGGCAGCCGGTACTCTACGTCGGTGGAGGCGTAGGTATGGCAGATGCTGTGGCAGAGTTGAGAGAGTTTCAGCAGGCTACCAATATGCCCGCTGTATGTACTTTGAAAGGTTTGGGCTCTCTGGATCGCGAAAATGAAAACACCCTGGGTATGCTCGGTATGCATGGTAATCAGGCCGCCAATCTCGCGGTACATGATTGCGATCTGCTGGTGGCTGTTGGGGCCCGATTTGATGACCGGGTAACCGGTAAGCTCGACACTTTTGCTCCGCAGGCAAAGGTTATTCACCTGGATGTGGATCAGGCGGAAACCAATAAATTGCGGCGCGCTGATGTCGCGTTACACGATGACCTTAAAAAGGTACTGCCGCGCCTGAAAATGTCCCTGAATCTGGACAATTGGAGTCGTAAGTGTCAAGCCTTGAAAGATGCCTACCAATGGCAATACGACTTCGACAAACCGGGTATCTACGCACCGGCACTGCTGAAAAAACTCAGCGAGAAAATGCCGAAAAACTCTGTTGTTTGTTGCGATGTTGGCCAGCACCAAATGTGGGTTGCCCAGCATATGACATTCGATGATCCCAAAAACCATTTAAGCAGTGGCGGATTGGGGACTATGGGTTTTGGTTTGCCAGTAGCGATCGGCGCACAGTTTTCCAGACCGAATGATTTTGTTGTTGCAGTTTCCGGAGACGGTTCTTTCATGATGAACGTTCAGGAAATGCAAACCATCAAGCGTTACCAGCTTCCAGTAAAAATTCTACTGATCGATAACGAACGCCTGGGCATGGTACGCCAATGGCAGCAACTATTTTTTGACCAGCGTTACAGTGAAACAAACCTGTCCGACAACCCGGACTTTGTTCAATTGGCAAAGGTATTTGATATCCCCGGACGAACAATCACGGAAGGCAATGAGGTTGATGAGGCCCTGGAGGAGTTCATCAATTCTACTGGACCGAGAATGCTCCATGTGTGCATTAATGCCGAAGATAATGTCTGGCCATTGGTGCCGCCCGGAAAATCCAATAAAGAGATGCTGGAGGAAGTGTAA
- the ilvM gene encoding acetolactate synthase 2 small subunit, with translation MSLKESGDMNAVAGNSLVVQCKNESAALERLLRVVRFRGFSVLSFNARLDTSNKFLHVELSVTGERPLHLLENQLVKNYDITSVEVVSTSDAMLQGGRL, from the coding sequence ATGAGCCTGAAGGAGAGTGGTGATATGAACGCTGTTGCAGGTAATAGTTTGGTCGTCCAGTGTAAAAATGAATCAGCGGCACTGGAGCGTTTACTTCGAGTAGTGCGCTTCAGGGGGTTTTCAGTTTTGAGCTTCAATGCGCGACTGGATACTAGTAACAAATTTCTCCATGTGGAGTTGAGTGTGACGGGTGAGCGACCTCTGCACCTGTTGGAAAATCAACTCGTGAAAAACTACGACATAACAAGCGTTGAAGTAGTTAGTACTTCTGATGCCATGTTACAAGGAGGCCGACTGTGA